One window of Panthera tigris isolate Pti1 chromosome C2, P.tigris_Pti1_mat1.1, whole genome shotgun sequence genomic DNA carries:
- the SUCNR1 gene encoding succinate receptor 1 — translation MQIRLHYVQRHSLGLEALSGCWQRVSVKGSGPSNRMAWNETCQNWLAAEISLEKYYLSIFYGIEFVVGVLANTTVVFGYLFCLKNWNSSNIYLFNLSISDLAFLCTLPMLIRSYSQGKWTYGDVLCITNRYVLHANLYTSILFLTFISIDRYLLMKHPFREHFLQKKEFAVLISLGIWVLVTLELLPILSLIHPNIAVNGTNCIDYASSGDPKYNLIYSMCLTFLGFLIPLLVMCFFYFKIALFLKQRSIQLATALPFEKPLTLVIMAVVIFSVLFTPYHIMRNVRIASRLGKWKQSHCAQATINSLYIVTRPLAFLNSTVNPVFYFLMGDHFREMLMSKLRHQFKSLTSFRR, via the coding sequence gCGTGGAATGAAACTTGCCAAAATTGGCTGGCAGCAGAGATTTCCCTGGAAAAGTActacctttccattttttatggGATCGAGTTTGTTGTGGGAGTCCTTGCAAATACAACTGTTGTGTTTGGCTACCTCTTCTGTCTGAAGAACTGGAATAGCAGTAACATTTATCTCTTTAACCTCTCTATCTCAGACTTGGCTTTCTTGTGCACCCTCCCCATGCTGATAAGAAGTTATTCTCAAGGAAAGTGGACATATGGGGATGTGCTCTGCATAACCAACCGATATGTGCTTCATGCCAACCTCTACACGAGCATCCTTTTTCTGACTTTTATCAGCATTGATCGATACCTGCTCATGAAGCATCCTTTCCGAGAACACTTTCTGCAAAAGAAAGAGTTCGCTGTTTTAATCTCTTTGGGTATTTGGGTTTTAGTAACCCTAGAGCTCCTGCCCATACTTTCTCTTATACATCCAAATATAGCTGTCAATGGCACCAACTGTATTGATTATGCAAGCTCTGGGGACCCCAAATACAACCTCATTTATAGCATGTGTCTAACCTTCTTGGGATTCCTCATTCCTCTTTTGGtgatgtgtttcttttatttcaagaTTGCTCTGTTCTTAAAGCAGAGGAGCATACAGCTTGCTACTGCTTTGCCCTTTGAAAAGCCCCTCACCTTAGTCATCATGGCAGTTGTGATCTTCTCCGTGCTTTTTACTCCCTACCACATCATGCGGAATGTGAGGATTGCTTCACGCCTGGGAAAGTGGAAGCAGTCCCACTGTGCTCAGGCCACCATCAACTCCTTATACATTGTGACTCGGCCTTTGGCCTTTCTGAACAGCACCGTCAACCCTGTCTTCTACTTCCTTATGGGAGATCACTTCAGGGAGATGTTAATGAGCAAGCTGAGGCACCAATTCAAATCCCTGACATCCTTTAGAAGATGA